A genomic segment from Nostoc sp. ATCC 53789 encodes:
- a CDS encoding asparagine synthase-related protein, which translates to MKTGFEVTLEATGKAEFNFFSLVSSLVTFAQDSATEMAVVLMGRIYYQDDLKTRFPQAFQQDLASDAALILAIFQHYDAQGLEKLEGEFALVVFDPKQLCLFALRDPLGNFPLYWTRHNQTTWVSTNLQLLAQRLPQAAINKDFIASFLMFPYAFVELATEKTAFEEIQRILPGTLLVLTATGRTTKIWSWDWMNQIQPIENIAPQEAGLQFIHLFRQAVKQRIQDEKIASHLSGGMDSSSIVCIARDLLAAETSPRRLITLSLVYQMRTLVGETDYIQMVVDRGGAIEPHYVDGDTALDFQWFTKEIPAHDEPYPGLFHLAMEKVLVDVAAQMGVTAIMSGGGAELIVEGNRMHLADLMRQGHWNKALQEARQWANAKNQSLWSILYPFGIEPLIPSLLRESLPALIRQGYGRWPNLGLFTIPPWVLPDFAKQHDMWGKALATIREINRYPVEQSLNLLGLRASAGNWAAWNLATPLGIRICQPFLDPRLITYCLSLPKELREIPGVPKPLLQVAMGEILPEPIRTRRFKGNFNEVYWQGLAKNLPKLEEMVVQSRIDDLGIFDKQQLIQAMRQHAIGIGDVKSGSRISSSLAAITWFDQMKANR; encoded by the coding sequence AAGTCACCCTAGAAGCAACCGGAAAAGCCGAATTTAATTTCTTTTCTCTAGTCTCTTCCCTAGTAACCTTCGCCCAAGACTCTGCAACAGAGATGGCAGTGGTCCTGATGGGACGAATTTATTACCAGGATGACTTGAAAACTCGCTTTCCTCAAGCATTTCAGCAGGACTTGGCCTCCGATGCAGCCTTAATATTAGCTATTTTCCAACATTATGACGCACAAGGTTTAGAGAAACTTGAGGGTGAATTTGCACTAGTGGTTTTCGATCCAAAGCAATTATGTCTTTTCGCCCTGCGCGATCCTCTAGGAAACTTTCCCTTGTACTGGACGCGCCACAACCAAACTACCTGGGTTAGTACTAATTTGCAATTATTAGCGCAACGACTTCCCCAAGCTGCTATTAATAAAGACTTTATCGCCTCATTCTTAATGTTTCCCTATGCTTTTGTCGAGTTAGCTACTGAAAAGACGGCATTTGAGGAAATTCAACGGATTCTACCAGGCACTCTCCTAGTATTGACTGCCACTGGTCGTACAACAAAAATCTGGTCTTGGGACTGGATGAATCAAATTCAACCGATAGAAAATATCGCGCCCCAGGAAGCAGGTTTACAGTTTATCCACCTTTTTCGGCAAGCGGTCAAACAGCGAATTCAGGACGAGAAAATCGCTTCTCACTTATCAGGAGGGATGGATAGCTCTTCTATAGTGTGTATTGCCCGCGATCTACTAGCCGCAGAAACCTCTCCCAGACGGCTGATTACCCTTTCTTTGGTTTATCAAATGCGGACTCTGGTAGGTGAAACGGATTACATTCAGATGGTGGTAGATCGGGGAGGAGCGATTGAACCACACTATGTAGATGGGGATACAGCTTTAGACTTCCAGTGGTTCACCAAAGAAATCCCTGCCCACGACGAACCTTATCCTGGTTTATTCCACTTAGCAATGGAAAAGGTGCTGGTCGATGTAGCTGCTCAAATGGGGGTGACGGCAATCATGAGTGGAGGGGGAGCAGAACTGATTGTAGAAGGAAATCGGATGCACTTGGCAGATTTGATGCGTCAAGGTCACTGGAACAAAGCTTTACAAGAGGCGCGTCAATGGGCTAATGCCAAGAACCAGAGTCTATGGTCAATTTTGTACCCATTCGGAATTGAACCCTTAATTCCATCACTGTTGCGAGAGAGCTTGCCAGCATTAATCCGACAGGGCTATGGACGCTGGCCAAACCTAGGTTTATTTACCATTCCTCCTTGGGTTCTCCCTGATTTTGCCAAGCAGCATGATATGTGGGGCAAGGCACTAGCAACTATACGTGAAATCAACAGATATCCAGTAGAGCAATCCTTAAATCTGCTAGGACTGCGGGCATCTGCGGGAAATTGGGCTGCCTGGAATCTTGCCACACCTCTGGGAATCCGAATTTGCCAACCCTTCCTCGATCCGCGTCTGATTACCTACTGTCTCAGTCTCCCCAAAGAACTGAGAGAAATCCCTGGCGTTCCCAAACCTCTGCTGCAAGTGGCGATGGGCGAGATTCTGCCCGAACCGATTCGGACTCGGCGGTTCAAGGGAAATTTCAACGAGGTTTATTGGCAGGGATTAGCCAAGAATTTACCCAAATTAGAGGAAATGGTTGTTCAGTCGCGGATT